From a region of the Pseudomonas fulva 12-X genome:
- a CDS encoding pseudoazurin — MPIRYAIALLATLFCTAALAEVHEVKMLNRGASGPMVYEPDYLAIAPGDTVKFIATQPSHNAASLPGFLPDGAEPFKGRINEEVEVKFDVPGFYGIQCIPHLAMGMVMLIQVGDSPVSEAQIPASLPTRARQRFEQIVERVSSAY, encoded by the coding sequence ATGCCCATTCGCTACGCAATCGCCTTGCTGGCAACCCTGTTCTGCACCGCGGCCCTGGCCGAGGTGCACGAAGTGAAAATGCTCAACCGCGGGGCCAGCGGGCCCATGGTCTACGAGCCGGATTACCTGGCCATCGCGCCGGGCGACACGGTGAAGTTCATCGCCACCCAGCCGAGCCACAATGCCGCGAGCCTGCCAGGTTTCCTGCCCGATGGCGCCGAACCGTTCAAGGGAAGGATCAACGAAGAAGTCGAAGTGAAGTTCGATGTGCCGGGCTTCTATGGCATCCAGTGCATTCCGCACCTGGCCATGGGGATGGTGATGCTGATCCAAGTTGGTGATAGCCCCGTCAGCGAGGCGCAGATCCCCGCGTCCTTGCCGACGCGGGCCAGGCAGCGTTTCGAGCAGATCGTCGAACGGGTGAGTTCGGCGTACTGA
- a CDS encoding MFS transporter, whose protein sequence is MRRVLSTFSSLSPAARVLILNGLAFNFGFYMLMPYLAGHLSENLGLAGWAVGLVLGIRVFSQQGLFLLGGLLGDRIGYRRAILIGCGVRCVGFAVFGFSESLTVLLLAACLSGFAGALFTPCAQAYLADECQDAQLRKQAFALHNMASTAGMLLGPLAGLLFISVDFSVTGSVSAALFLVMTLVQWRFLPLKDLVSGEEPVTMLRQCLDMLQQWPFLRFALLAAAYPLLFHPLYLAVPAYSHAYGGGQEWITQVFVITALVGVLLQMPVSAMRQRWLSEGQGMGAGLTLMACSYGLLAEPLVSLVGAQLAVQLMAALFSFGSMLVLPLLSAHVPHYAKRGQLAAYYGFFAGVGGLVALLSNVLIGRFLPADQAPPQLLWWMLLVIGVAAAFSLFWHMRSIKEQS, encoded by the coding sequence ATGCGCCGTGTTCTGAGCACCTTTAGCTCACTGTCTCCCGCCGCGCGCGTGCTGATCCTCAATGGACTGGCATTCAACTTCGGCTTCTACATGTTGATGCCGTACCTGGCCGGGCATCTGAGCGAGAATCTCGGCCTGGCCGGCTGGGCCGTGGGCCTGGTGCTCGGCATCCGGGTATTCAGCCAGCAGGGGTTGTTCCTGCTCGGCGGCCTGCTGGGGGATCGCATCGGCTACCGTCGCGCCATTCTGATCGGCTGCGGGGTGCGCTGCGTTGGCTTTGCGGTATTCGGGTTTTCCGAGAGCCTCACGGTGCTGCTGCTGGCCGCCTGCCTGAGCGGTTTCGCCGGCGCACTGTTCACGCCCTGCGCCCAGGCCTACCTGGCGGACGAATGCCAGGACGCCCAGCTGCGCAAGCAGGCGTTCGCCCTTCACAACATGGCGAGCACCGCCGGCATGCTGCTTGGCCCGTTGGCCGGCCTGCTGTTCATCAGCGTCGACTTCTCGGTGACCGGTAGCGTATCGGCGGCACTGTTCCTGGTGATGACGCTGGTGCAATGGCGCTTCCTGCCGCTCAAGGATCTGGTATCGGGCGAGGAGCCGGTGACCATGCTGCGCCAATGCCTGGACATGCTCCAGCAATGGCCATTCCTGCGCTTCGCCTTGTTGGCGGCTGCCTATCCTTTGCTGTTTCACCCGCTGTACCTGGCGGTGCCGGCCTACAGCCACGCCTATGGCGGTGGTCAGGAATGGATCACCCAGGTGTTCGTGATCACTGCGCTGGTCGGCGTGTTGCTGCAGATGCCGGTCAGTGCCATGCGCCAACGTTGGCTGAGCGAAGGGCAGGGCATGGGCGCAGGCCTGACGCTCATGGCCTGCAGCTATGGGCTGCTGGCCGAACCTCTGGTCAGCCTGGTCGGCGCGCAGTTGGCCGTGCAGCTCATGGCTGCGCTGTTCAGCTTTGGCAGCATGCTGGTGTTGCCGCTGCTGTCGGCTCATGTGCCGCATTACGCCAAACGTGGCCAACTGGCCGCCTACTACGGGTTCTTCGCAGGCGTGGGAGGCCTGGTCGCGCTGCTCAGCAACGTGCTGATCGGTCGATTCCTGCCCGCCGATCAGGCGCCGCCACAGCTGTTGTGGTGGATGTTGCTGGTGATCGGCGTGGCCGCCGCATTCAGTCTTTTTTGGCATATGCGTTCAATCAAGGAGCAATCGTGA
- a CDS encoding OprD family porin: protein MNRSSLGFLALTACCVSPQAFAAGEEQSKSNGFIDDATWSLLNRTVYENRDYRHGGRSNGARNAFKPRDARNGYAEEWGYGMQGEVKSGFTQGTVGFGLDGHLYLAQKLDGGGGRAGKMRHMPVDNEGYDQNEVARGGAAVKARLSSTWVRYGEQRVKTPIFSSSDSRLLPETHTGWFLDSREIDDLVLTGGHFTGSADRNSRSNNNPLIINYANPSKPLGNAFSFVGGTYTGVPALSLSLYGGELEDSWRTGYLGVNYVHALGDKRALSADFNLYRSNDIGQALAGRVSNTTGSFLLSYSEGFHKIALGYQKVDGDSPFDYVTRGAIWLGNAVQLSDFNAPNEQSWQLAYTYDMAGIGIPGLSAGAAYVRGSGIDGSDVDPNGSYAWLGYGKGGKHWERDLNLRYVVQSGTFKGLNVLLRQSVHRGNAAQAEGDTDQLRLAVEYPLTGRF, encoded by the coding sequence GTGAACAGATCATCGCTGGGCTTTCTGGCCCTGACGGCATGCTGCGTGTCCCCACAGGCGTTCGCCGCCGGCGAGGAGCAATCCAAGAGCAACGGTTTCATCGACGATGCCACCTGGAGTCTGCTCAATCGCACCGTGTATGAGAATCGCGATTATCGACATGGCGGGCGTAGCAACGGCGCCCGCAATGCGTTCAAACCCCGTGACGCGCGTAACGGTTATGCCGAGGAATGGGGATACGGCATGCAGGGCGAGGTGAAGTCGGGTTTCACTCAGGGCACGGTCGGTTTCGGGCTCGATGGTCATTTGTATCTTGCGCAGAAGCTCGATGGTGGCGGTGGGCGGGCCGGGAAGATGCGCCATATGCCGGTCGACAATGAGGGCTACGACCAGAATGAGGTCGCTCGCGGTGGGGCGGCAGTCAAGGCGCGGCTGTCGTCGACCTGGGTGCGCTATGGCGAACAGCGGGTCAAGACGCCGATCTTTTCCTCGTCCGACAGTCGTCTGCTGCCGGAAACCCATACGGGCTGGTTTCTCGACAGTCGCGAGATCGATGATCTGGTGCTGACCGGCGGACATTTCACCGGCTCGGCGGACCGCAATTCGCGCAGCAACAACAATCCGCTGATCATCAACTACGCAAACCCCAGCAAGCCATTGGGCAATGCGTTCAGCTTCGTGGGAGGCACTTACACGGGCGTACCGGCGCTGTCGCTGAGCCTCTACGGCGGTGAATTGGAAGACAGTTGGCGTACGGGCTATCTGGGCGTCAACTACGTCCATGCGCTCGGTGACAAGCGAGCGCTGAGCGCCGATTTCAATCTCTACCGCAGCAATGACATTGGCCAGGCGCTGGCCGGGCGAGTCTCCAACACCACTGGCAGCTTTTTGCTCAGCTATAGCGAGGGTTTTCACAAGATCGCGCTGGGCTATCAGAAGGTCGACGGCGACAGCCCCTTCGATTACGTAACGCGAGGCGCGATCTGGCTGGGCAACGCCGTACAGCTCTCCGACTTCAATGCGCCAAACGAGCAGTCCTGGCAGCTGGCCTACACCTATGACATGGCCGGTATCGGCATCCCCGGGCTCAGTGCCGGAGCTGCCTATGTTCGCGGCAGCGGCATCGATGGCAGCGATGTGGACCCGAACGGCAGCTATGCGTGGTTGGGTTATGGCAAGGGCGGCAAGCACTGGGAGCGCGACCTCAACCTGCGCTACGTTGTGCAGTCTGGAACCTTCAAGGGCCTCAATGTGCTGCTGCGTCAGAGCGTGCACCGCGGCAATGCTGCGCAGGCCGAAGGAGATACGGATCAACTGCGCCTGGCGGTCGAATACCCCCTGACCGGCCGATTCTGA
- a CDS encoding mechanosensitive ion channel family protein, whose translation MEQWNIWLERDLWLGVGIVLVATTVIYTILRAVVGILHKRLTAWSKGQDGNWQHFVAVVIGRTSRFLLLAFSLLLALRLPDLPGSWQAALSHTWFVALALQIALWVDTGVRLWSRSLVVGKHGGSGYNPVMTTIISIMVLIVVWSVMLLSILANLGVDITALVASLGVGGIAVALAVQTVLGDVFASLSIGVDKPFEIGDFVVFGEVAGSIEHIGLKTTRIRSLSGEQVVCANADLLRQIVHNYKRMDTRRIVFKFGISYDTPSDKVRQVSERVGEIIRATPKTKFDRAHFLGFDESQLTFEVVYIVQSSDYNQYMDIQQEINLQLLDALRELDVRFALPRRDLRLVGERMPTLKVAGVPQQAEQDTDDQDQRLPRFS comes from the coding sequence ATGGAACAGTGGAACATCTGGCTCGAGCGCGACCTGTGGCTCGGCGTGGGCATCGTGCTGGTCGCCACCACGGTGATCTACACCATCCTGCGCGCCGTGGTCGGCATCCTGCACAAGCGCCTGACCGCCTGGTCCAAAGGCCAGGATGGCAACTGGCAACACTTCGTCGCAGTGGTGATCGGGCGTACCAGTCGCTTCCTGCTCCTGGCGTTCTCGCTGCTGCTCGCCCTGCGCCTGCCGGACTTGCCCGGCAGCTGGCAGGCCGCACTGAGTCATACCTGGTTCGTCGCCCTGGCGCTGCAGATCGCCCTGTGGGTGGATACCGGCGTGCGCCTGTGGTCGCGTAGCCTGGTGGTCGGCAAGCACGGCGGCAGCGGTTACAACCCGGTGATGACCACCATCATCAGCATCATGGTGTTGATCGTAGTCTGGTCAGTGATGCTGCTGTCGATCCTCGCCAATCTGGGCGTGGACATCACCGCACTGGTGGCCAGCCTTGGTGTCGGCGGTATCGCCGTGGCACTGGCGGTGCAGACGGTGCTTGGCGATGTGTTCGCCTCGCTGTCCATCGGCGTCGACAAGCCCTTCGAGATAGGCGACTTCGTGGTCTTCGGCGAGGTGGCCGGCAGCATCGAGCATATCGGCCTGAAGACCACGCGCATCCGCAGCCTCAGCGGCGAACAGGTGGTCTGCGCCAACGCCGACCTGCTGCGTCAGATCGTGCACAACTACAAGCGCATGGACACCCGACGCATCGTGTTCAAATTCGGCATCAGTTACGACACGCCGAGCGACAAGGTGCGCCAGGTCTCCGAGCGGGTCGGCGAGATCATCCGTGCCACGCCGAAAACCAAATTCGACCGCGCGCACTTTCTGGGTTTCGACGAAAGCCAGCTGACCTTCGAGGTTGTGTATATCGTGCAGAGTTCGGACTACAACCAGTACATGGACATCCAGCAGGAGATCAATCTGCAGCTGCTCGATGCGTTACGCGAGTTGGATGTACGTTTTGCCCTGCCACGCCGCGATTTGCGCCTGGTCGGCGAGCGCATGCCGACGCTGAAGGTGGCAGGTGTGCCGCAACAGGCCGAGCAGGATACAGACGATCAGGATCAGCGCCTGCCGCGCTTCAGCTGA